From Catharus ustulatus isolate bCatUst1 chromosome 24, bCatUst1.pri.v2, whole genome shotgun sequence, the proteins below share one genomic window:
- the LOC117006951 gene encoding chymotrypsin-C-like produces the protein MRLRSPCAHSVGQSPHGSGRWGHSKVTSSVDTIRGESSPTAAPLSTATMLGAICLFVLLGYAYGCGQPAVPPQLSTRVVGGVDAVAHSWPWQISLQYTRYGSWYHTCGGTLIAPQWVLTAAHCISSSLTYRVVLGKQDLAVDDEAGSVAVGVEKTIVHEKWNSYLIINDIALVKLAEEVQESDTIRTACLPEAGKILANNAPSYVTGWGRIRTNGPLADILQQALLPVVDYETCSQRDWWGSNVRETMVCAGGDGVVSACNGDSGGPLNYQRDDGVWEVEGIVSFGSGLSCNFAKKPTVFTRVSAYIDWINEKISAN, from the exons ATGAGGCTGAGGagcccctgtgcccacagcGTGGGACAGTCCCCACATGGCAGTGGCAGGTGGGGCCACTCCAAGGTCACCAGCAGTGTGGACACTATAagaggggagagcagccccactgcagcaccTTTGAGCACCGCAACCATGCTGGGAGCCATCTGCCTCTTCGTGCTGCTGGGCTATG CCTACGGATGCGGCCAGCCGGCCGTGCCACCACAGCTGAGCACCCGTGTGGTCGGTGGGGTTGACGCCGTAGCCCACAGCTGGCCATGGCAG ATCTCACTGCAGTACACCCGCTATGGATCGTGGTACCACACTTGTGGTGGGACCCTCATTGCTCCCCAGTGGGTGCTGACAGCTGCCCACTGCATCAG CTCTTCCCTGACCTACCGTGTGGTGCTGGGCAAGCAGGACCTGGCAGTGGATGATGAGGCCGGCTCTGTGGCTGTGGGTGTGGAGAAGACCATCGTCCATGAGAAATGGAACTCCTACCTCATCAT CAACGACATCGCCCTGGTGAAGCTGGCAGAGGAGGTGCAGGAGAGCGACACCATCCGCACCGCCTGCCTGCCGGAAGCTGGCAAGATCCTGGCCAACAACGCCCCCTCCTATGTCACCGGCTGGGGACGCATCAGGA CCAACGGCCCCCTGGCTGACATcctgcagcaggctctgctgcccgtGGTGGACTATGAAACCTGCTCCCAGAGGGACTGGTGGGGCAGCAATGTCCGCGAGACCATGGTGTGCGCCGGCGGTGACGGCGTCGTCTCTGCCTGCAAC GGCGATTCTGGCGGCCCCCTGAACTACCAGCGCGATGATGGTGTCTGGGAGGTGGAGGGCATCGTCAGCTTCGGCTCCGGCCTGAGCTGCAACTTCGCCAAGAAGCCAACGGTCTTCACCCGGGTGTCTGCCTACATCGACTGGATCAACGAG AAAATCAGCGCAAACTGA
- the EFHD2 gene encoding EF-hand domain-containing protein D2 isoform X2, translated as MRGNSQGRTGRLGASPWIPRWVLCAGGVETPGKRGGTAEPRRRYDAGKDGFIDLMELKLMMEKLGAPQTHLGLKNMIKEVDEDLDSKLSFREFLLIFRKAAAGELQEDSGLHALARLSEIDVSTEGVKGAKNFFEAKAQAINEASRFEEEIKAEQEEKKKQAEELKQRKAAFKELQSNFTQ; from the exons ATGCGCGGGAATAGCCAGGGGCGAACGGGACGGCTCGgagcatccccatggatcccgCGCTGGGTGCTTTGTGCAGGAGGCGTGGAGACTCCTGGAAAGCGCGGAGGCACGGCTGAGCCCAGGCGAAG GTACGACGCAGGAAAAGATGGCTTCATTGATCTGATGGAGCTGAAACTGATGATGGAAAAGCTGGGGGCtccacagacacacctgggactgAAGAACATGATCAAGGAGGTGGATGAAGACCTGGACAGCAAGCTCAGCTTTCGAGAG TTCCTGCTGATTTTCcggaaggcagcagcaggtgagctgcaggaggacagCGGGCTGCACGCCCTGGCCCGGCTCTCCGAGATCGATGTCTCCACAGAGGGGGTGAAAGGCGCCAAGAACTTCTTTGAGGCCAAG GCACAAGCCATCAACGAAGCCAGCAGGTTCGAGGAGGAGAtcaaggcagagcaggaggagaagaagaagcaggcagaggagctgaagCAGAGGAAAGCAGCCTTCAAGGAGCTGCAGTCCAACTTCACTCAGTGA
- the EFHD2 gene encoding EF-hand domain-containing protein D2 isoform X1: MAAAAEEPEGRRGRGPRPGPAPGSPAGRAVGEGSPGGSGRRVFSPAGEFREFSRRQLRDMERLFRQYDAGKDGFIDLMELKLMMEKLGAPQTHLGLKNMIKEVDEDLDSKLSFREFLLIFRKAAAGELQEDSGLHALARLSEIDVSTEGVKGAKNFFEAKAQAINEASRFEEEIKAEQEEKKKQAEELKQRKAAFKELQSNFTQ; encoded by the exons atggcggcggcggcggaggagccggaggggcggcggggccgggggccgcGGCCGGGACCGGCTccgggcagccccgcggggcgggcggtgGGCGAGGGCTCGCCCGGGGGCAGCGGCCGCCGCGTCTTCAGCCCCGCCGGGGAATTCCGCGAGTTCTCCCGGCGGCAGCTCCGCGACATGGAACGGCTCTTCCGACA GTACGACGCAGGAAAAGATGGCTTCATTGATCTGATGGAGCTGAAACTGATGATGGAAAAGCTGGGGGCtccacagacacacctgggactgAAGAACATGATCAAGGAGGTGGATGAAGACCTGGACAGCAAGCTCAGCTTTCGAGAG TTCCTGCTGATTTTCcggaaggcagcagcaggtgagctgcaggaggacagCGGGCTGCACGCCCTGGCCCGGCTCTCCGAGATCGATGTCTCCACAGAGGGGGTGAAAGGCGCCAAGAACTTCTTTGAGGCCAAG GCACAAGCCATCAACGAAGCCAGCAGGTTCGAGGAGGAGAtcaaggcagagcaggaggagaagaagaagcaggcagaggagctgaagCAGAGGAAAGCAGCCTTCAAGGAGCTGCAGTCCAACTTCACTCAGTGA